Genomic DNA from Nitratidesulfovibrio vulgaris str. Hildenborough:
AGCGGTGATGTAGAGCATCCCCACCCGCTCGAAACTGTAGTTGGCCACGGAGATGTCATCGACAAGCTGCTTCTCGTACTTGAAGGTGCGGTACAGCAGGGCGGTGGGGTCGCCGCCAAGAAGCTGGGAGAGCATGTCGAGTTGTGCGGCCTGAAGCGCCTTGAGGCCGGGCACCGGAAGCGCGACGCCGAGGTACACCTTCTTCCACGGGCCGTGTTCCACGTTCACGACGGGCCCGTGGGCGAATGCGCGGGCGTCGATCGCAGCCGGAGGCGTGATGTTCTGGTCGTTGGTCAGGCCGCCGAAGAGCCGTTCCGCTTCGGCACGCACCTCGGCGGGGTCGACGTTGCCCACCACTGTCAGCAGCATCGACTGGGGCTGGTAGTGCTTGCGGATGTACGCGCGCATGGTGTCCGCGGTGGTGGCGCGGATGGTCTCGCGATAGCCGATGATGGGGCGTTCGTAGGTCGTGCCCTTGAGCGTGCCCGCCTGCAACGACTGGAAGATGCGGCTGTCGGGCGAGTCTTCACCGCGTTGCAGTTCGGCGATGACGACATCCTTCTCCGATTCGAGTTCGGCAGGGTCCAAGGCGGGCTCGAATGCCATGTCGCGCAGGACGTCCATGCCCAGCTTCCATTGCGTCGAGGGCATGTCCGTGAGGTATACCGTATAGTCGAAGCTGGTGGCGGCGTTGAGATAGCCGCCCACGCTCTCGACATCTCGTGCGACCTGTCCCTTGGGGCGTTTCACCGTCCCCTTGAAGACCATGTGCTCGAGCAGGTGGCTTATGCCCGCCTCCTCAGGTGTTTCAAAGGCCGAACCGGCGTGGACGTAGAGGCGAAGCGAGGCGAGGGGGAAACGGTCGTCCTTGAGGACGAGTACAGTCAGGCCGTTGGAAAGCCGCGTTATGTCGGCGGGCTGCGCAGCCTGGACGGACGTGGCGAGCATGAATACTCCGATGATGCAGGTGAAGAGAGCGGCTATGCGCATGGGCATCTCCTTGTTTGTGGAAGCACGGTCATGCCGGGTGGGCATGACATGTCACGACGTTGCAGGCCGTGCGAGGCATCCTGTAACGTTAAGACTCCGGCCCCGCAAGGCAAGGGGCGATGCAGACAAGCGCCTTCATCTCGGCTATGATGGCCGAAGGCGCTTCGCGCCGGATTCCGGGGAGGTTGCAGCGGTGACGGATCAGGAAAAGCGGACCCAGCTCGAGCGGGAGTTTCTCGGCGAGGCGTTGCGTGTGCTCGCTGACGCGGGAGTCGACCTGCTCGAACTCGAAGTGGGCGGCGATGGTGTCGAACACGCCGTCCTTGGTCGCCTTTCGCGTATCACGCAGACAATGCGCGGCGGTGCGGGGCTTCTGGGGCTCAACGCCATGCACGAGTTGGCCCTCGTGCTTGAAGCCGTGCTCGACCTCGCCCGGCATGAGAAGCTTCCCCTCGATACCGTGGTCATCACGGCCATCGAGCGGGGGATGGATGCCTTCGCCGCGCGCTTCAAGGGAATGCGCGACAGTCAGGATGCCGGGGGGACGGCGGGCCGGGCCGAGGTGACGCAGGCCGTGCAGCTTTTGCAGGGTGTGGTGCGGCAACCAGCGGATGCGCGCTGCATCTCCGAACGGCATGTGGTCAGGGGGCCGGATGTCGACGCCGTATTCACCATGGGCGGGCACGACCTGCGCCGGGCGTCGCGAGAAGGGTTGCGTTTCTATGTACTCGCCTTCGATGTTGAGCACGACCTGCGCCAGAAGGACGTCAGCCCGCTGGGGCTTCTCGTGTTCCTGCAGAAGAGCGGCGATGTGGTGGACGCCCGCTTCACCGGCGTACGTGGTGGAGGCGGGGGGAATGTGGGCGTGCTCTTCTCGTCCATTCTCGACGCAGATTTGCTGGGGGCGGTGTTCCAGATAGACGCCTCCCGCGTCTTTGCCGTGGATACGGACGCAGTGGCGAGGGGGGAGGCCGCTTGGCGCGAACGTGACTTGCCAGCACCGGACGCGGGCAAGTCGGCGATGCCGGATGAACCGGACAGCCGAAGTATCGAACTGTTGCTGCTGCAGTATGACGAGGCCATGAAGCGCCTACGGGAGCAGAGTATGCAGGATGATTTCGAGCCCTACGACATGAACAGCGATACGGATGAGAAGCCTGCTTCGCAGAATGCCGGAGGGGAATTCGACGAGGTCGTGGGGATGCCCGATACGTCGTTCGACGGGCAGGAGGCCATGCCTCTATCCGGCACCCTCTCCGATACGGTGGCAGACCCTGTGTATCAGGCAGCCGGGGCAGAAGCCGAAGAGTACGCTACGGACGCCCCGTCGTCCGGCATGGCTGGTGATGCCATGCCCCCGCTTGATGCACCGGGTAGTTACGGTTTTTTCGATGACGCTCCCGGTGTGGGCATTCTGACCGATACCCCGCATCCTGTGGCGGATACCCTGGAAACCGGAGAGGCCTCAGGCAGTCTGGCGGGGGATGACGCAGTAGACGATGATGCCGCCGCAAGTCTGCTTCTCGACCTCGAAGCCGAGTTCGATGCACCGTTACTCGATGAGGCCGATGCCTATGCCGTTGAGCCGCATCGCATCGGGCTGGCGGAGGGGGGTACGCTTGACGGGGCGGCATCGCACCTTTCCGACGGGCTTTCCATCGCCGATTCCGATCTTGATTTCTTTCGCGACGACGCCCCACCGCCAGACCAGAGTCACCTCGACCTTCCACTTTCGGAACGTGGTGAGAAGCCGGGCGGTGATGGCATCATGCTCGACCTCGGCTTCGATGATGCTGCCGGGGACGAGGCACCTGCCGTCGATACCTTTCCGGAAGCGCCAGCCATGCCAGCTGCTGCAGGCATGGGCCTCGACGCTTCGCTGGTCGACCCTGACGTCATGGCTGCGGTGGGGGCGGCGGGAGGCTTGCCGCCCCATGACGAAGCCATTGCGGAGGCTGTCGCCTTCCCGGCAGGCACGCCCTCTGCCACCGCGTCCGTTCCGTCTTCACCTCGCCCGGTATCCGGCACGGGGGTGGCGGCTGAACCCACCAGTGGCGGTTTCGATGTGCGTGAATCCGGGGGGAGTGGCATCCTTATCCTGTCGGGCGAGTTGACTATCGAGCGGAGTCTCGCCTTTCGGGATGCCCTGCTTGAGATGTTCGACCGGTATCAGAATGTGCGCCTCGACCTTTCCGGGGTGACCGAAGTCGACCTCACTTTCTTCCAGCTTCTGCGGGCTGCCGTCGTGACGGCGCAGCGCAGGGGCGGGACGCTTGCAGGCTGCGGCGTCGTTCCTGCCCCCGTGAGCGAGACGGCCCATAGGGCGGGTCTGGACGCGCAGGCCGTGAAGCGTGCCGGTTTCGAGGCTGTCCTCGGCGGCATGGCCTGATGTGCGTGACGGCGTGACCGCCACGACAGATTCTCCGATGCCGCCCGCCTTGCGTCTTGGGCTGTGCAGAGACCGCGAGGCGTGCTGTCCGGTCAGGCGGTCGTTAACCCTGTCTGTCGCCTGCTGGCATACAATCCGTGAGTCCTGTCTCCTTGCTTCTGCTATTGCCTGAAAAAGGCCCGCCTCCTGTTGGAGACGGGCCTTTTGTCTTCGGGTGACAGGGCGATTAGGCCGGTTCGAAGTGCTGTTCCAGCTTGGTCATGGCGAGTTCGTTGATGGCGGCCTCGGGGAAGACGGCGCGTGCAAGGGCGAGGGGCGACATGTAGAAGTCCGTCCAGTCCAGACGCAATGTCAACGAACCGTCGTCTTCGAACGTGATATCCCTGAACAGCGGGCGGATGTCTCCGGTGCGCTGTCCCTTCTTGGTGTCTCGGGTCCACTCGAAGGCTTCGCATGCAGCGAAGGTTCGCCATGCGTCGATGAACGTCGGCTGCATCTCTTCGGGGGCCAGATAGCGAAGCGTGAAGACCTCGACCACCGGCTGGGGATGGCGTTTGCTGGGAAGCTGTTCCTCGACGAAGGTCACGCGCATCCCCTTGGGCAGACGCCCTTCAAGACGCTGCCGCACTTCGTCAGCCGTGAAGCGTTCACGCAGGATGATGGTGAACCACTCCGCGCGGCTGGCCACGCCTACGGGCAGCGCGCGGCCGAACGAGAGCAGTGGCAGGGGGTGGAAGCCTTGCGAGAAGGCCGGGGGAAGTCCCGCACGCCGCAGCGCCCTTTCGAAGATGGTCTGAAGTTCCAGCTGGCTGAGGAACACGGCCATGTCTTCCTTGGTGTACCAGATGCGGTACTGGGACGCCTTGTGGACAAGGTCTCCTGACAGCTTCGGCGGGCGGTTGGGGGCCTCGTGGCGCACGACCTGTCCGTTATCGTCCAGTGTCGGCTCATGCGATTGCTGGTCGCGCTGTTCGAAATTGAGGCGATTGGCGTAGGCCTCCACACCCGGCAGCCTGTCGAGGCGCGAGGGGCCGGCCTTGGTGTCGCAAACCCCGCACACGCGGCATCCGGAATAGCGGCAGTCGGGCGTTGTCTTGAGCGACAGGGCGCGTTCACGTTCACGCAGCAGGAATTCGCGCGAGACCCCCGAGTCGAGATGAGCCCACGCAAGCGGGGCGTCGATGTCGCGGGCGCAGGTGTATTCGTCAGGTGAAAGACCGTGTTCGTTCATGGCCTCCAGCCACGGGGCAAGGTCGAAGCCCTCCATCCAGCTGCTGAAGATGGCCCCCTTGCGGAAGGCGCTCTCCACGACGGGGGCGAGTCGCCTGTCGCCGCGTGAGAAGATGCCTTCCAGAAAGCTCATCTCGGGTTCATGCCAGCGAAGCTTGAGCCCCTTCTCGCGGCGGAAGGCATCGCGCAGGTAGCCGACGCGCGCCCGAATCTCTTCAAGCGAAATCTGGGCCTCCCACTGGAAGGGGGTGTGCGGCTTGGGCACGAAGGGCGAGACGGCTGCGGTGACCTGAAGCCTGCGAACACCCCGTCCCGCTGCGTCACGCACCTTGCGGCACAGGTCGACGATGGCGTCGAGGTCTTCATAGGTCTCGGTGGGCAGGCCCAGCATGAAGTACAGCTTCACCTGCTGCCAGCCGTGTTCGAAGAGCTTGCGGACATGCAGCATCAGCCCTTCTTCGGTGACGCCCTTGTTGATGACGTCGCGCAGCCGCTGGCTTCCGGCTTCCGGGGCCAGTGTCGCCCCCGTACGACGGATGCCCGCCATGCGGCGCATGATGTCGTCGTCGATGGAACCGACGCGCAACGAAGGCAGGGAGACCGAGACCTGCTCCTCTGCGCAGCGGTCGACGGTCTGCATGAACAGGGTCTTCAGCGCGGAGAAGTCACCGGTGCTGAGGGAGAGGAAGGAGACGTCGTCGTACCCGGTGCGGGCCAGACAGTCTTCAAGTAACGCTTGAAGGTTCGGGACGCTCCGTTCACGCGCCGGACGGTAGGTCATGCCCGCCTGACAGAAGCGGCAGCCGCGTGTGCAGCCGCGTCCTATCTCCAGTGCGAGACGGTTGTGCACGGCCCCGAAGGGGACGAGTTGCGCCGCCGGGTATCTGGCATTGTCCATATCGGCGATGATGCGTCGCACGACCTTGTCATAGCCCTGTCGCAACGGGGCAGGCGTGGCGCCCTGTGCGTCATCGGCGAAGAAGGCGGGCACGTAGACACCCGGAATGGATGAGGCCGCCTCGAGATAGCGTGTGCGAGACCAGCCCTCGCTACGGGCCTTGGCAAGCAGGTCGATGATTTCGACCTGAACCTCTTCGCCTTCACCGAGTACCATGAGGTCGAGAAAGGGTGCCATGGGTTCGGCAGCGAGGGTGCAGCCGCCGCCCGCCATGATGATGGGCCATGCAGCAAGGTCGTCGCCCCGGTCTGCGCTACGCAACGGAATACCCGCAAGGTCGAGCATGTACAGGATGTTGGTGTAGCAAAGCTCGTGCGTGATGCTGAAGCCGACAAGATGCAGGGCCGCAAGCGGTGTATCCGATTCGAGCGTGGACAGCGGCGCGTTGTGGCTGCGGAGTATGGCGCCAGCTTCGCGGCAGGGGGTGAATACCCGTTCGGCCCAGATGTCCTCGCGGTCGTTGAGAATGCCGTAGAGAATCTTCTGGCCGAGGTAGGACATGCCTACTTCATACATGTCGGGGAAGGCGAGCGCACAGTGGATGGCCACATCTTCACGCCGTTTATGGACCGAGCCCTCTTCGATGCCGGTATAACGGCTGGGCTTCGGCAGCAGGGAAAGCAGTTCGCGCATGTCCGTCCTGCAAGTGGTTGCGGTGGGCACAAAAAGGGTGGCCTCAGGCCACCCCGGACAAAAGGCAAACCCCGTCAGCGGCGGCTTGCGTCACCAGCGGCGTCAGCGCCACCGGGTGGGAGCAGGCATCGGCGCGACAGGCGGGTCGCTGTCGGTCTCCGGTGCCGCAGGTCGTCAGATATGGTTGTAACCGGGGGAGACGAGGCCCCCCCGGATTCACTGCGACAGTCGCCGTCTACTTCTTCAGCAGGCTCGAAAGGTCGCTGACCTTGCCGCCCATGCCGGGTTTTCCGAGGCCGAGTCCACCAACGCCACCGAGTCCGCCCGTGGAAAGCGTGAGGTTCGAGCAGGCTTCCATGTACTTGGTCTTGAGGTCGTCGGGAAAGCTCTTGTATTCGTATATGACGTGCTTGCGTTCGATGACGCCGTCAAAACCCTGTTCGAAGGGGTAACCGTAAGGCATCAGCATCATTTGCACGCCCTGCTGGGTGGGAATGGTCTGAAGCGCGGCGACATCCTTGTAGGCGTCAGCTTCTGCGTCGAACTTGCCGATGACGAGTTCGCCGTTGACCAGTTTCACAAGGCGGATATCGTAGGCCATTCGGGATGCTCCTTGGGTTAAGCGTTCCGGCATAGGTAGGGGTTACGCATGGGGCTGTCAAGTCAGCCTCTGCCAAGGGCGGCATGGGGCAGCGCCCGAAGGGTTAAGAGCGTGAGAACCGAAATCCCGCCCAGTGCCATGAACCCCGCGCCAAAGCTGGCGTGCTGCCCGCACAGCCCCAGAAACGCCGGGGCTGCGCCCGTGCCGATGAGACATGCCACCGGCATGGTCAGCGAGAGGAGAAGCGGCTGGCGTGCAGCCGGAAAGCTCTGTGCGAAAGCCTTGAACAGCGCAGGAAACGAGAAGGCCGTCACGAAGGCCTGGGCGCTCATGCCGATGAAGACCCATACCGGCTCAGACAGGGCCATGAGTGACAGCGCAGCGCCGTGCAGGAGCAGATAGCCCTTGATGATGCCACCCGCCCCCGCCCTGTCGGCGAACCATCCTCCGGCGACTGCCGCAAACGGGCATAGCAGCCGTGACAACGAGACAAGCTGGTTGGCCGTCGTCTCGGTGAAGTGCAATTCGGTCACAAGATGAACTGGCAGTACGCTGAAGGTGGCGAATTCGCCCGCAACACAGACGCTGAACAGCACGATGAACACCCACGTGGCAGGTGTGCGCAGGGCTTCGCGGCACCCCGCGTAGGAAGGCGGTGCCGCCAGTGTGCGGCCTCCGCGTCCGAAGAGGGCGAAGGCGAGTCCGAGCAGTGCGAGGCAGCTTCCCAGAACGGAGAAGACCCCTCGCCAGTCCATGTGCCGCAGGGCCGCTTCGGCGAACAGCGGCAACAGGATGAAGCTGGTGTTGGGTGCCAGTTCATGGACTGCGACGGCCTTGCCCCAGTCGCGAGGGCTGACAAGGCTGGACAGGGTAGCCATTCCCGCCGGAAAGTACAGTCCCGCCATGAAGCCGAAGAGACCGAAGACCAGCCGCGCCGTTCCGAGAGTCTCCACCAGTGACATGCCAAGCAGGCATAGCCCTGAAAGGGTGAGGGACAGTGCGACCATGCGACCGGGGCTGATGCGTGCGAGAAGGAAACCGCATACGAACTGGCTGGCGCTGAAGCCAGCCGCCTGCACGAGAAGCAGTCCGGTGGCCTGTGCATGTCCCACGGCAAGGTCGCGTTCAAGGTCGACCAGCAGGGGAGAAAGGGCCGAACGCGCGGTGTAGTTGAGCATGAACAGCAGTGCGACGAAAGCCGTCCATGGAAGAGCCTTGCGGAAAGAGGTCTCGGTGCTGGTGGACATGGGGTGGGCGACTCCAAGAGAAGAGGGAGACCCGATGGGTCTCCCCGTGAATTGTCGGCGGTGTGGTGCGTGTTGCGGTAGCGTTCGGCCGACCGGTCTTCGTGAGAGGGCACCTCGGCCCATATCGACGCCGCTGTCAGGTCGTGTCGATGACCATGTCAGCCGGGATGCCTGCGGTCATGCCAGCAGCCATGCCGGGAGCCTTGGCGCGGGGTCTGCCCTCTGCTGTCACTCTTCCTGAATCGGCAGAAGCCGTCTCGGGAGACGGAAGCCGCTTCGTATTGCCGCGTCAAGGGGGCGACATGTTGCTCGTTGCCAGCCCCGTGGCGTTGCGATGCTTCCGGGCGACAGGGAACATGCTGACAATGCCGCGTCTGACGGTGGCGGGGCGACGCCTCACTCCCCGGGAAGCAGCAGGGCGTGACCTTTCAGTGCAGTGCCATCCCTCAAGGGCATCCCGTGGCGACAGGTGCCCTCGCCCGGTCGCGGGTGCGCATCAAAGTCCGGCTGCTTCCTTGATATATTCGAAATCGATGGAGGAACTGACCAGTTGTGCTCCCTGCCGTATCTTGATCACGTCGCGCAGTTTGTGCCGTGAGAGGATGGCTTCCATCTTCTTGGCGACGGTATACGTATCGTCCCGGACGACCACGATGGGCGTGTTGAGGATTTCGGAGCGCGTGAGGATGATGTCGTTGGGGTACAGGTTGCCCGTGAGCACAAGGCAGGGGCAGTTGCCCTCAAGCGCCACCAGTTGCACGTCCGACCTGTCGCCCCCGACGATGACCGCCGAGTTCTTGTTCTTGCGGAAGTGCGTCATGAAGTTCTCGACCTGCATGGTTCCGATGAGGAAGTTCTCGACGACCTTGTCGGACTTGTTCTGCGCGGAGATGACCTTGCCGCCGAGTCGTTCGGCGAGGTCTCCCACCTTGATGGCTCCCATCAGCGGGTCTTTGGGGATGACGCCGACCACGCGCACACCGTTGCGTTCGAGGAACGGCTTGATGAGTCCGTCGACCTCGTTCATGAAGTTGCCGGGGATGTCGTTGAGAATGACACCTGCGAGGTTGTCCCCCAGCGTGTCCTTGAGAACGACGAGGTAGTCGTAGTTGAGTTCCTTGTGCAGGCGGTCGATGATGATGGCTTTGATGCCAAGTTCCTTCACCACCCGGATGCCGTCCACATTGCAGTAGCGGCCCGAGTACATGCTTCCCGAACCTGCGACGACCATCACGTCATGGCGCGAGGAAAGGTCGCGGTAGGCGGAGGTGATGGCTGGCATGTAGTCTTCGCACTGCCCGCTGAACGCCTTGACCTTGAAGTCCTGCGTGACGAGTACGGGTGTCACCTTTTCGGCGGGTTCGTCGAGTCCCAGCACGTCCTGCACGAAGAAGGCGTCTTCATCGCCCAGCACACCGCCGCGCTCATGCGGCATGGCCCCTACGGGCTTCATGTAGCCGACGTCGTAGCCGTCCTTCTGGAGGCGGAGGCCAAGGCCCATGATGACCATGTTCTTGCCCGAGTAGCCAGAGGTCGACCCTACATAGATGCCAGCGGCCATGGCGTTCTCCTCGTTGTGTGCTGTGACGTGCGGCGAGGTTCGTCGTGCGTCATGTGGCGGTCAGGGGCGCACCCTTTCTCATAGTGCTGCCAAGCCCTGCGATTTTGACCTGAAATACCACCTGAAAGCAAGGGAGAACTGATGGTTGTCCATGATGTCGTCATACGGCATCGGCAGAAGGTTTGCCACGTATCTTCTGGCCGTATGTGGGGCATTGCCGCAACAGGTCATGGACGACCGTCACTGGCAGTGGTTTGCTGCCCGCAGCGCGCACAGGCAGGGGAAGCAGGCGGCGATCCCGGTTGTGATACATGGAGCGGGTGGGGCGCGGACATGCGGCAGCCAGCCATGCAGGGGACGTGCGGCAGCGTAAGGCTATGCGACTTGCGGAGAAGTTTCGCCAGAAAATTGACAAGACAAGCGTCCGGACATGTTCTTCCGGCTTGCGGGGCGGCGGGCACCCCGGTATCCTTTATGGATGTGGGCAAGAACTGCCGCATGGGTCTTTGGCCTTCCAGAGACCCTCAGGGAAATCTGTTACCGGAGAGACAATGTGAAACCTGTCGACGAGCTTCAGAAAACCATAGGCCACCGATTCGGTGACATGGAACTTCTACTGACTGCCATGACGCACAGCTCATGGGCCAATGAACAGGCCGTTCCCGTGGAACACAATGAACGTCTGGAGTTTCTCGGTGACGCGGTGCTGGAGCTCTGCGTTTCCGAGGAGCTGTTCAGGCGTTTTCCGTCAGCCCGCGAAGGCGACCTGACGAGAATGCGGTCGCGGCTCGTCAGCAAGCCTTCTCTGGAAGGCGTAGCCCGCGAGCTTCGTCTTGATATGTCACTGCGTCTGGGGAAAGGGGAAGAGAGTCAGGGGGGGCGCGAGCGTGGTTCTCTGCTCAGCGATGCACTCGAGGCCATGCTTGGCGCGGTGTTTCTGGATGCCGGCTACATCGCCGCGAAAGGTGTGGTCATGCGGATTCTCGGCCCGCACTTTCCGGAAGCCCTCGTGCCCGTTCGCACCAAGGACTACAAGAGCCAGTTGCAGGAACTGACGCAGAAGCTCTTTCGCGACCGCCCGGTGTACACGCTTCTTGGAAGCAGTGGGCCTGAACATGACAAGCAGTTCGATGTGCGGGTCGTGTTGCCCGACGGAACGGTCTTCGAGGCCACAGGTCCGAGCATGAAGCGTGCGGAACAGATGGCCGCGGCACGAGCTGTTGCCACCCTCGACAAGTGACAGGTCGAGAGCGCTGACGTGGTGTCATCGGCACCGGGGAGGCCGCTCCTCCCCGGTACGGATGTCTTTGGTCTGCCTTCACCACAAGAAGGTTCCCGCCTTAGCCGCCGATGAGCTTCATCGCCATCTGCGGCAGCGAGTTGGCCTGCGAGAGCATGGCCACGGCCGACTGGGTGAGAATCTGGTTTCGGACGAACTCCGTCATTTCCGTGGCGACGTCCACGTCGGAGATGCGTGATTCCGAGGACTGGAGGTTTTCGGCCTGGATGGAGAGGTTGCTGATGGTGTTCTCCAGACGGTTCTGGAGGGCACCGAGCGAGGCACGAATCTTGTCCTTGGAGATGATCGCCTGGTCGATGGCGGCAAGGGCCGCCTGCGCCGCAGACTGCGTGGAGATGGTGTAGCCCCCGGCTTCGGTCCCCAGTGCAGATGCATTGCCGAGACCGAGCATGGAGGCCGTGGCTCCGCCGATTTCGATGTAGTAGTAGTCTTCGGCAGAGTCGTTGCCGGTGCCGAAGTGGATCTTCAGCGCCCCGCTCTGCTGCAGGACGGAGCCGTTATGCACCCCCGACAGCGATCCGTTGAGCAGGTGGATGCCGTTGAAGTCCGTCGCGTTGGCGATTCGGGTGATTTCCGAGGCCATCGCCTGGTATTCCGATTCGATCATCAGGCGCTGGTCGGAGTTGTAGGTACCGGTTGCCGCCTGTTCCGCAAGTTCTTTCATGCGGATGAGCTTTTCGTCGATGATCTGGAGCGCACCGTCGGCGGTCTGGATCATCGAGATGGCGTCGTTGGCGTTACGGATGCCCTGGCGCAGGGTGGAAATGTCAGCCCGCATGAGTTCGCGGATTGCGAGACCGGCAGCGTCGTCGGCGGCGGTGTTGACGCGCAGGCCCGAGGACAGGCGGCGGGTCGAGGTGGCGAGCCTGCCGTAGCTGTCTGTCAGGTTGCGGGCGGCGTTCATCGCCATCATGTTATGATTGATGACCAAAGACATGGGGTAAACCTCCTTGTGGTTTGCTGAACACTCATCAGCAAACACGATGCCAATCGCAAATAATCAATTGAAATCGTAGTGTTCGATAAAGTCTAGACACGGACGGGGCACCACTTGCCCGTGCTCTGTCACTTTTTTCCGCTGCTTGCGTCGGCCAGCCGACATGCGGCGAAGCCATGGGGAAATTTTTGCACACCCTAATCCCGTGGCGTTTTCCGCCGATGAGAAGAATGAATCCCAGTATGTGGGGGCACCCCCGAAGGAGGTCGTCATGCAGGAAGAATCGCCCGTTGCCGTACAGGGCACCTTCGTGACCAATCCGGTGCGCCCCCCGGCTGAAGTCGCCACCTCCGACAGCGCCATCTCCTTGCGACAGCCGCGACCCCAGACCGGTGAAGAGCGCGCCGAAACGAAGGACACCTCGCCCGAGAAGCTTCAGGAGCGTCTTGAGGCGTTGCAGAAGCATCTTGAAGAGCAGGGAGCACCGTTGCACTTCAGCATTGTCCATGATGCCGGAAGAGTGCTCGTGGAGGTGACACAGCGTGACAGCCAAAAGGTTCTCATGCGTATTCCACCCGAAGGGGTTCTTCAGGTGGGTGCCGATGGTCTGCCATCGCTCGGCAAGCTTCTGGACAGGCGCTACTGAGCCCGCCGCATCCTTTTTTCATCGTGCGGCTGTAGTCGCACCATGCTTGCGGTGTTCCCTCGTAGACGCGTGGCAGACGCCGTTCGCGTGAACCTGTCGCAGCCCTGGGCGTTCGCGCGCCTTGTGGCAGACGTTGCAAGGACGCACCGGTGAAGTTGCCGGACCTGGCAGGTGAAGACGAAAGGACGTCATCGCGGTCGTGCTGGCGCGAGGTTTGCCATCGCATTCCATGATTCTCTGTGCTGATGCTCGCCGCTGTCCGTGCCGGACGGCGGCTTTTCCATCGTTCCGTCTGTATGCCGAGGTCTCACGGTGATGCGCATGGTGCCCTTTCGGGGGCCGTGCCCATCATTGCGGTTTACCGACGTCCCTGTCGTGTCCTTTGCAACGAAAAGCCGCCGTGTCCCTGAAGACCGGCGGCTTT
This window encodes:
- a CDS encoding flagellar protein FlaG, yielding MQEESPVAVQGTFVTNPVRPPAEVATSDSAISLRQPRPQTGEERAETKDTSPEKLQERLEALQKHLEEQGAPLHFSIVHDAGRVLVEVTQRDSQKVLMRIPPEGVLQVGADGLPSLGKLLDRRY
- a CDS encoding flagellin N-terminal helical domain-containing protein, coding for MSLVINHNMMAMNAARNLTDSYGRLATSTRRLSSGLRVNTAADDAAGLAIRELMRADISTLRQGIRNANDAISMIQTADGALQIIDEKLIRMKELAEQAATGTYNSDQRLMIESEYQAMASEITRIANATDFNGIHLLNGSLSGVHNGSVLQQSGALKIHFGTGNDSAEDYYYIEIGGATASMLGLGNASALGTEAGGYTISTQSAAQAALAAIDQAIISKDKIRASLGALQNRLENTISNLSIQAENLQSSESRISDVDVATEMTEFVRNQILTQSAVAMLSQANSLPQMAMKLIGG